A genome region from Gemmatimonadota bacterium includes the following:
- a CDS encoding phytanoyl-CoA dioxygenase family protein — MQTESLPIQLTGAQIDRFHADGYLVVSDLLTADEVAAFLRHQADPESESLRQGLRTHLSDPYWRRLATHPNVAGVAGQILGGRPRIVQTMYMAKDPARPAEELGGAGISLHQDSHYLPNEPDTLMACWIAMSDTDPENGGLCVAPGSHRDALRETTLNTNPEHVSWVSEYGMRSPDGREWTEKLYSFDVVGIGEEDLARLTVPCGSGVFFTSRTVHGSYANRSRTRSRLAFAVHYVKEGTWVFRTDVQDTTPVDLLAKETG, encoded by the coding sequence ATGCAGACGGAATCCTTACCTATCCAGCTCACCGGCGCGCAGATCGACCGGTTTCACGCCGATGGCTATCTCGTCGTCTCCGATCTCCTGACGGCGGACGAGGTGGCGGCGTTCCTGAGACACCAGGCCGACCCGGAATCGGAATCCCTGAGACAGGGACTCCGCACCCACCTGTCCGATCCGTACTGGCGCAGGCTCGCCACCCATCCCAACGTCGCGGGCGTCGCCGGCCAGATCCTGGGCGGCCGCCCTCGCATCGTGCAGACCATGTACATGGCCAAGGATCCGGCCAGGCCGGCCGAGGAACTGGGCGGGGCCGGCATCTCGCTTCACCAGGATTCCCACTATCTGCCGAACGAGCCCGATACTCTGATGGCCTGCTGGATCGCCATGAGCGATACCGATCCGGAGAACGGCGGTCTGTGCGTGGCGCCGGGCAGCCACCGGGACGCCCTGCGGGAAACGACCCTGAACACCAACCCTGAGCACGTAAGCTGGGTGAGTGAATACGGCATGCGATCGCCGGATGGCCGCGAATGGACCGAGAAACTCTACTCCTTCGACGTGGTCGGCATCGGGGAAGAGGACCTCGCCCGGTTGACGGTGCCGTGCGGCAGCGGCGTGTTCTTCACCAGCAGGACGGTACACGGTTCCTATGCCAACCGGTCCCGTACCCGGTCCCGCCTGGCCTTCGCCGTGCACTACGTGAAGGAGGGTACCTGGGTGTTCCGGACCGACGTGCAGGACACGACGCCGGTGGATCTCCTCGCGAAAGAGACCGGATGA
- a CDS encoding DUF523 and DUF1722 domain-containing protein yields the protein MSEMSEVSMMDIHRFELPVRIGISSCLLGERVRYDGGHKRDDYLVDVVGRYVEWVPVCPEVEAGMGTPRETVQLTAVDGGVRMLTKAGVDHTDMVDWFARQRVQSLEQAKLSGYILKSRSPSCGMDRVPVVQPGGAVLRNGRGVFARRLMEALPHLPVEEEQRLNNPRVRENFISRVFACYRWLQLVSRGLTRDSLMSYHRAYKYLLMAHSQGGTRRLGRLLARPERYATTHELADAYLGEFNRVMKRTPSRRNHTNVLQHMAGFVSDRLDGRTRRELTRMIQKYREELLPLIVPVVMLRHYVREFDITYLQDQTYLHPFPGELMLLNQL from the coding sequence ATGAGCGAGATGAGCGAAGTATCCATGATGGACATCCACCGGTTCGAACTGCCCGTACGCATCGGCATCTCGTCGTGCCTGCTCGGCGAGCGAGTCCGCTACGACGGCGGCCACAAGCGCGACGACTACCTGGTGGACGTGGTCGGCCGGTACGTGGAATGGGTCCCGGTCTGCCCGGAAGTGGAAGCGGGCATGGGCACGCCTCGGGAGACCGTGCAATTGACGGCGGTCGACGGCGGTGTCCGGATGCTGACGAAAGCCGGCGTCGATCACACCGACATGGTGGACTGGTTCGCCCGGCAGCGCGTGCAGTCCCTGGAGCAGGCGAAACTCAGCGGATACATCCTGAAAAGCCGGTCTCCCTCCTGCGGCATGGACCGGGTGCCCGTCGTCCAGCCGGGGGGCGCCGTCCTCAGGAACGGACGCGGGGTGTTCGCCCGGCGGCTGATGGAAGCCCTGCCCCATCTGCCCGTGGAGGAAGAGCAGCGGCTGAATAACCCGCGGGTCCGGGAGAACTTCATCAGCCGGGTCTTCGCCTGTTACCGCTGGCTGCAACTGGTCTCGAGGGGTCTGACCCGGGATTCGCTGATGAGCTACCACCGGGCCTACAAATACCTCCTCATGGCCCACAGCCAGGGGGGCACACGGCGTCTCGGCCGGCTGCTGGCCCGACCGGAGCGTTACGCCACCACCCACGAACTGGCGGACGCCTATCTGGGCGAATTCAACCGGGTCATGAAACGCACGCCTTCCCGGCGTAACCACACCAATGTGCTGCAGCACATGGCAGGGTTCGTTTCAGACCGGCTCGACGGCCGTACGCGTCGTGAACTGACCCGCATGATCCAGAAGTACCGCGAGGAACTCCTGCCCCTGATCGTTCCGGTCGTCATGCTGCGGCATTACGTCCGGGAGTTCGATATCACCTACCTGCAAGACCAGACCTACCTCCATCCCTTTCCGGGTGAGTTGATGCTGCTCAACCAGTTGTAG